The Apium graveolens cultivar Ventura chromosome 6, ASM990537v1, whole genome shotgun sequence genome contains a region encoding:
- the LOC141665702 gene encoding uncharacterized protein LOC141665702, which yields MEAWVLDTCMSSMLPYWEQGWHLVTNPNGLVARIFKAKYFPNDSFLSAKLGASPSFVWRSVLAAQHILRQGLGRRVGDGNSVQILNEPWLPSIDNPYVSTESTDIEGHTVSMLMAPNERKWDEDLVKHLFTQRDVNLILATPLSDNIEDSWYWRKEKSGNFSVKTAEAESTSHVLLDCSFARCCWEIVEVSTDDTPHTSFTEWALNVFDKWDATKRQIGAMLCWTIWNCRNNLIWNQKSTEVQEAVYSARMVLSQWKEAQDRFFDKSWGLLNPDDGDELWSPPNENKTKINTDAAVFEASNRYSFAFAARNHKGELIEARSSCKEGCITPECAEAMGIREALSWIKDEQLKDVVVETDCLVAVQAIRGREAMSSYFGILIQDCRNLLKEVKNKGVYLKFVKRSANNLAHAFASCSYSVADRIWRTNEVSQDIIHVLEQDLK from the exons ATGGAGGCCTGGGTTTTAGACACCTGCATGAGTTCAATGTTGCCTTACTGGGAGCAGGGCTGGCACCTGGTCACAAACCCAAATGGGTTGGTAGCAAGGATTTTCAAAGCAAAATATTTTCCAAATGACAGCTTCCTCAGTGCTAAGTTGGGAGCAAGCCCAAGTTTTGTATGGCGGAGTGTTTTGGCAGCCCAGCATATTTTAAGACAGGGTTTGGGTCGCAGGGTAGGAGATGGAAACTCGGTACAGATTCTAAATGAGCCATGGCTGCCGAGTATTGATAACCCGTACGTGTCAACGGAGAGTACAGATATTGAAGGTCATACAGTATCAATGTTGATGGCACCAAATGAAAGAAAATGGGATGAAGATCTAGTTAAGCATTTGTTTACTCAGAGAGATGTCAATCTCATTTTAGCTACTCCTTTATCAGACAACATTGAAGACAGTTGGTACTGGAGGAAGGAAAAGTCTGGGAATTTTTCGGTGAAGACGGC GGAAGCTGAGAGCACGAGTCATGTTTTACTGGACTGCTCTTTCGCCAGATGTTGCTGGGAAATAGTCGAGGTCTCTACAGATGATACTCCTCATACTTCTTTTACTGAATGGGCCCTGAATGTATTTGATAAGTGGGATGCTACTAAGCGTCAGATTGGTGCCATGCTGTGTTGGACAATCTGGAATTGCAGAAACAACCTAATATGGAACCAGAAAAGTACGGAAGTGCAGGAAGCCGTGTATTCAGCTAGAATGGTTCTTAGTCAGTGGAAAGAAGCTCAAGACAGGTTTTTCGACAAGTCATGGGGATTGTTAAACCCAGATGACGGTGATGAGCTATGGTCCCCTCCAAATGAAAATAAGACTAAGATTAATACTGATGCTGCGGTTTTTGAAGCTTCAAATAGGTATAGTTTCGCGTTTGCTGCAAGAAACCACAAAGGTGAATTGATTGAAGCAAGGTCCAGCTGTAAAGAAGGGTGTATTACTCCAGAGTGTGCCGAAGCAATGGGGATTAGAGAAGCTTTGAGCTGGATCAAAGACGAGCAACTGAAGGATGTAGTAGTTGAAACGGATTGTTTAGTTGCTGTCCAGGCAATCCGTGGCCGCGAAGCAATGTCATCATACTTTGGCATTCTGATTCAGGATTGCAGAAATCTCCTGAAGGAGGTAAAAAACAAAGGTGTTTACCTTAAATTTGTAAAGCGTTCTGCGAATAACCTAGCCCACGCTTTTGCAAGCTGTAGTTATTCTGTAGCTGATCGCATCTGGAGGACTAATGAAGTCTCTCAAGATATAATCCATGTACTCGAACAAGATTTGAAGTAA